The DNA segment ACGGCCCGGCGTCGGTCGGGCTCTGGTTGGCGCAAGCGCCGGACGCCAGGTTCCTCGCGAGCTCGCGCGAAGTGCTCAGGCTCCCGGGCGAAGTTGTACTGGAACTCGCGCCGCTGGGCGTTCCGGGGCAAGGCGACCGGGTGGCCGACGCCGAAGCCGTGAAGCTCTTCGTCGACCGGGTCCGGGCGGTGCGGCGGGATTTTCTCCTCACCCCCGACGACGAGCCGACCGTCGCCGAGATCGTGCGGCAACTCGACGGCATCCCCCTGGCGATCGAACTGGCCGCCTCGCGCATGGGCGTCCTGAGCCCGGCCAAGCTGCTGGAGCGCCTGCCCCGCCGCTTCGACCTGCTGGCCTCGGGCAACCGCGGCGCGTCGGCCCGCCAGGCCACCCTCGGGGGATTGATCGACTGGTCCTGGCGACTGTTGCAGCCCTGGGAGCAGGCGGCACTGGGCCAGTGCGCGATCTTCCGCGGCGGCTTCACGCTCGAGGCGGCCGAGGCCGTGCTGGACCTCTCCGGTTTCCCCGAGGCGCCGTTCGCCCTCGACGTGCTCCAGGCCTTGCGGGACAAGTCGCTGCTGCGGGCCTACGAGCAGGGCGGGGATTTTCGGTTCGGGATGTACATCTCCATCCGCGAGTTCGCCGAGAGCCGCCTGGCCCACCCGACCGCGACTTACGATCGCCACGCGGCCTACTACCTGGCCGAGGGCGAGGCCTGGGCCGCCAGGCTCGAGGCCACCAACGACCTGCCCGCCCTCGCTTGCCTGCTGGCCGAGGCCGAGAATCTGCTCATCATCCACGACCGCGCCCTGGCGACCGCGCCGCTGACGCCCGAGGCGGCCGCCCGGGCGGCGCGGGTGGCGCTGGCGCTGGATCTGGTACTCAGGTTCCGCGGCTCCTCGCACACCCACCTGGAAATGCTCGATCGCGCCAAGGCCGCGGCCGATCAGGTCCCGCTCCCGGACGATCTGCTCGCGAGGCTACTGCTTGCGCGGGCCTGGGCGCTGTACTACCGGTCGCGCTTCGGCGAGCTCACGGTCGACGCCGTGCGCGCGCTGGATGTCGCGCGGCGCACGGGGGATCGGGACCAGGAGGGCCTGGCCCGCTTCGTCCTGGGCCTGTGCGAGCTCAAGAGCGGCAATCCCGAAGGCGGCATCGCGGGACTCGAGGCGGCCTTGGCCCTGGGCCGGGAGCTGGACAACGGCCAGATCATGGTCCCCGCGCTGCTATTCCTCGGCCAGTGGCAGGTCGAGAATGGCCGCCTCGCGGCGGCACGGGCCTGCTACGACGAGGCGCTCGTCCTGGCGCGGCGCTTCAAGATGCGCCGTTTCGAGTACATCGTCGTCATCAATTTCGGCATCCTCGCCTCGGACGAGGGCGACCTCGCCGAGGTGCGCCGCTGGCTGGACCTGGCCCGCGACGCCGTGGAGGCCATCGGCGACCGGTTCGCGGAGGGCCTGCTGAATGCCAACTTCGGGGATCTCGAACTCGAGGAGGGCGACCTGCAGGCGGCCTTGCGCTACTTCGAGGCCGCCGTGGCCCGTTTCCGGGACACCGGCAGCCTCCGCCAGGAGGGCTCCTTCCTGGGCCGCCTCGGCTACCTCCAGCAGGCCCTCGGCCGGCCGGAGGCCGCCGAACTGGCATTCGAACGCGCCGAGGCCCTCTTGACGAGCCTGAACGCGAAGGCGTTCCTCGGGGCCCTGGCGGTCTGGCGCGGCGACGCCGACCTGTCGGAAGCCGTGGCCATGGCGGATCGCTCCGACGAAATCAGGTTCGCGCTGCGGGTGGTCGGGAGGCGGTAGCTCGACCGCGCGATCGCACGGCCGATCGTGATCCGCGGCTGGCGCCCCGCCCCGCCGGGGGCAAAAAAGGAAGAAGACCCAGGAAGGACCTGGGTCTCATGGGACTTAGGACTTAGGATATAGGGACTTCGGGGTTTACCGTCGATAAACTTTATCGCTTGAGCTGGATCAGCTCCTGTAGCAGCTCGTCCGAGGTGGTGATGATGCGGGTGTTGGCCTGGAACCCGCGCTGCGTGATGATGAGGTCGGAGAACGACCCGGCGAGGTCGACGTTGGACATCTCGAGGTTGCCCGACGAAACGGTGCCGCGGCCACCCGTGCCGGCCACGCCGATCTGCGGTTCGCCCGAGTTGTTGCCTGGCCGGAACATGTTGGCGCCCAGCGACGTGAGGCCCTGCGGGTTCGTGAACGTGGCCGTGGCGACCTGCGCTATCTTGCGCATCTGCCCGTTCGTGAACACGCCGGTGATGATCCCTTCGTCGTCGATGCTGTAGCCCTGGAGCGTTCCCGACGAGAAACCGTTCTGGTCGTTGACCAGCGCGGTGCTGGACGTCGTGAACTGCGTCAACCCCGTGATCTCGCCGCGGATCCCCGCGTCGAAGCTAATGTTTGAATCGGCAGATCCATTGAGATACTTGAGCTTCAAAGTCTGCAAATTCGACTCGACGAGGAGGCCCGCGTTGTCGAAGCTCACGGTGCCGAGTTCGATGGGAAGCGGCCCGCCGCCGGCGGGCGGATTGGCGGACGTGTCGTTCTTGATGGCCGTGTCCGCGTGGGCGAAGGACACGCGCCAGCGCGTGGGAGCGCCGGCCGTGGCCTTGTTCTTGTCCTGCTCGTCGAGGTCGCGGGAGAAGATCAGGTTCCCCGCGTGGCCATTGCCGAGCGAATCGAAGAAGTTGACGGTCATGGTGTAGCTGCCGGCCGCGACCTGGCCCGCGGCGCCCACCGGCAACTGCTGCCCGGATGGCGCGGCCAGGCCGATGCGCGAGGCCTGCACGTCGGGCCGGAGCACCAGCTGGCTGGGCACGACCGGGATGTCGATGGGATTCGCGCCGTTTGTCGGCTTGAAGGCCAGCTTGAGGTTCTGGAGCGTGTTGGAGATCAGCTTGCCCGAGGTGTCGAAGGTGATGGTTCCCATTTCCTGCGACGTCGCGCCCTCGATCTTGCCGGCGTCGGCCGAGTCGACGTCGAACTTCACGCTCCACGCCGCCGTGCCCTTGATGGGCGAGATGGTCAGGAGGCCCTTGACCAGTTCGTTCTTGGACGTCGTCAGCTTGACCTGCACGGTCGTGGCGGTCGGATCGACCGCCGGGTCGGACGATCCCTTGAGCACGCCGTCGAGGATCAGATCCTGCACGTCGGACTTCAGGTTGCCCTTGAGCTTCACCTCGGAGGTCGCGTTGGGCTGGAGGTTCAGGCCCCTGGCGACCTTGATGTCGCCGGGCGGCGCCGTCGTGTCCAGCTTGCCGTCCACGGCCTGCCAGCCCTGGACCTTCATGCCGTTGGCTGGCCGCACGAACGTGCCCGACCGGTCGAAGTCGAAGCCGCCGTCACGGGTGTAGTAGGTGCCCGTGCCGTCCTTGACCAGGAAATAGCCCTCTCCCTGCATTCCCAGGTCGGTGTTCTTCCCCGTGTACTGCAAGGCGCCCTGCGTCAGCATGGAGCTGATGGCGCCGATGTTCACCCCAAGGCCCACCTGTTGCTGGTTCGTGCCGCCCCGCAAGCCGGTCGGGAGCGTGCCCTCCCGGATGATCTGCGACACGAGAGTCTGGAACTCGACGCGTTGCTGCTTGAAGCCGTTGGTGTTGACGTTGGCGATGTTGTTGCCGATCACGTCGATCCGGGTCTGGTGGCTCTTGAGTCCCGTGACCCCAGAGTTGAAAGACCTCATCATACTGGCGCTAGTTCCCCTCCCTCACCGGGATGCTTCGGTCCCGGTCGCTGGGCCTCCCCGCGGGGGTCCGGCCCTGTCACTCCGCAGCGGCCACCACCAAGCAGCCCTGCCAATCCGTACCGGCCGCTGCGAACGGCCGCTCCCGCGGCCCCGGTCAGGGGCCCCGGCGAGTTAACCCATGAAAACCTTCCTCCTTCAAATCAGCCGATCACGGCCGAATCGATGTTGGTGAAGACGTTTTCCTTGATGTTCTGGCCGTCCACGGCCGTGATCACGGTCCGGTTGCGCACGGACACGATGAAGGCCACGTCCTCCATCAGCACTAGCGATTCGCGGGCGCCCTTGGCGGCCGCCTTGTCGATCAGGGAATTGAGCCGCTCCTGGCGGGTCTGATCCCAGGGGATGTTGCGGCTCTTGAGCCGATTCTGCGCGTGGGTCGAGAGCTTGACCTCCCGGCCCTTCTGCTCGAGGACCTCGCCGAACGTCGGGCCGGCTTGCGGGCCGACGCTGATCGGCGGCCGCGGACCGGCCGGCCCGATGGGGCCGACGGCCGGCGGCGTGGCCGACATCGAGGAGAAATCGTCGATCGTCATTGCAGCGCCGAGAACCCTTCAGGGAGCTGGAAAGACGGCGGCACGAACCTGGCGGCCTGCTGCGCCGCGGCGGCCAGCGCCATGTTCGACTCGGTCTCGTTCTGGAACGACTGGACCTCCTCGGGAGTCATCCCCACCTGCAGCACCTTCTCGAGGTCGAAGGCCTTGTCGGTGAACGTGTTGCCCTGGTAGTCGACGCCCTTGAGCACCACCTTCACGTCGCCGCCTTCCAGGCGCACCTGCTGCACCGTGCCCATGGCCCGCTGCGTCATCGACGGGCCCGCCGTGACCACCTTGCCGATGAGGTTGGAGGCCTGGGCTAGCGTCTGCAGCGCCGACGTGTCGGCCACGGTCTTGTTGAACGAGTCGAAGTTCTTGTTGAGCATCTGCATCTGGTTGAGGCTGCTGAACTGCGCCATCTGGGCGATGAACTGCGTGTCCTCCACCGGCTTGAGCGGATCCTGCGCCTTGAGCTGAGTGGTCAGGAGCTTGAGGAACTCGTCCTGGCCCAGCGTCTGGCCCCGCCCGGCCCGCGCCTTGGCGTTCGCCGACGTGGGCTGGGCTCCCGTCATGTTGAGCGCGGACGAGATCGCTTCGGTACTCGGCATTTGACCTCCCTACGCTCTTACGTCCAGCGCCGTCACCCGTTCGACGGCGCCATCCCCCTGCGGGTCGGCCACCTGACCGACCTCGGCCCTGTCACTTCCACCCTGGAATAGAGACCGGTAAGTCTCCGGCAGCGCCCAGGAACCGTCCTGGCCGCGGGATTGCGGATCGGCCTGGCCCTGCCACTGGCCGCTTGAAGCCCACTCGTCGGCATCGGGCCGCTGATGGTCGTAAGAGCCCGCGACGCTCACCTCGAGCTTCTCGATCTTGATGCCCTGCTCGGCGAGGCTGGCGCGCATGATCTCGAGTTGCTGCGCCACGGCCTCGCGGACCTGCGGGTTGTCGACGCGGACCATCGCGTTGATGGACCCGTCGATCAGGGTCAGCCGCACGTGCACCTCGCCCAGGTGCTCCGGCTGGAGGATGAGCTTCACCGACGGCGCGCCGCCCTTGGCGTACGCCTCGAAATGCTCGACCATGGCCGATCCCAGGGGGCCCGCGCCCTGCTGGATGTTCACGGTCTTGGCGTCGCTCGCATGGGCCGGCCCCGCCCCGGCGGCCGCCGGGGCCGCCGTGGGTTCGGTCGGTTTGGCGGCGGCCGGATCGGCCTTGGCGGGCGCGCCTTCCGGCGGTTCCGCGTCGCGCAGGCCGGCGTCGGCGAGATTCGCGCCGCCCTCGCCGCTCGGGGCGCCCTGCTTCTCGCCGGCCGCGTGCCCCTCGTCGCCGAGGTTGAGATCCGCCAGTTCCACTGCGGGGAAGCCGGTCCCGGGGCCCTGGGCTGGTGATCCGGGCTTTTCAGCGCCGTCCGTCACTTGCACCTGGGTGATCGACCCTTTGTCGGGCCCCGGGATCTGGCCTCCGCTACCGGGAGGCTCCCCTGGTCGGCCTCCCGGACCCGCACCCGGGGATTGCCACGTCAGCCGCTCCTCTTCGTTGGGGGTTGCCGGCCCCGCGGCCCCTGCCGCCGCGTTTCCGGCTCCGGCCGCCTGCTCGTCCGCGGCGCCGGCGCTCACCGGCACCGGGCCGCTCGCGGCGGCACCCACCCCGTTCCCGGGTTCCTCCACCATGCCAACGGGCGTGGCCGCGGGATTGACCGCGGCCACGGCCAGACCGGTCTGCGCTCCGTCCAGCGCTTCGCCGGCCCTGGGTTTCTGACCCATGAGACTCTTGTCGGCAGCCTGTTCGGCAGCGGCCTTGCGGAGCAGCTCGGCGAACTGCTTGGCAACTTTGCCGGCCTTGCTCGCCGAGGCGTGGCCGCGGTCCTGGGAGAGATACCCCGTCTTGCGGCCGCCCGACAGCTTCGCCGGCGCCGCGACAAGCGGCGACGCAAGCGACACGGGCGTGCCCGACTGGGTCAATTCTCCCTCCCCGAATGGCGCCCGCGGCAAAGGGGCGCGTGTGGACCAAGGTTACAATCGGATTGCGGGTACGCGTTCCGCAGGGTGTTATGTCCCCGAACGCTCGATCCCTAGAATCTTGCGGGCATGCGCCTGGGTGGCCAGTTCGTCGATCAGCTTGGCGTCGGCCGCGTCGAGTTCCTTGAGGTACTCGAGGTGCTGGTTCTCCCTGAGCCGATCCAGGACTTCCCGCTCCTGGCGGGCGAGCACCAGTTCCTGGCGGGCGGCTTCCTCGGCCTGCCGCTGGCGTTCCAGGTGGCGCCGGCGCTCCACCTCCTTGGCCTGCAGGGCCGAAAGGTAGCGCACGTGCTCTTCCAGATCCATGGCCGTGAACCGGCCCGAATGTTGCAATTCGGCGCGCTTGCGGTTGAGGTCGGTTTGCGCGTCCAGCACGGCCTGCAGGGCGGCTTCGGCCTCCTGCCGCATGAGCACCGCCCGCCCGAGCGCGCCGGCCTTTTCGTCCTCCACCTGCTTGCGGTGCTTGAGGACGGCCTCCAGGCGGAACTTGAATCTTTTCGGCATTCGGCGGCCTACTACTCGGCGACCCGCAGCGGCCGCTCCGGCCGGGCGGTCGCGGTCGCCGAGCCTGGCCGCGCACGGCGGCCCCGCGAGACCGCCCCGAGCAGGCGCCCCCTCACTGATCCACCAGGTACGCCAGCCCCGCCAGCGCTTCGTCGTAGCTCGACGCCTCGGTGAATTTCTGCCGCAGGAACCGGTCGATCGGCTCCTTGAGCGTGATCGCCCGGTCGATCGCCGGGTTCGAGCCGTGGGCGTAGGCGCCGATGTTGATGAGATCCCGGGCGTCGCGGTAGGTCGCCATGACCTCGCGCAACCGCCCTGCGCGGCTCTGGTGATCCTCGGCCGTGATCTCGGGCGCGACGCGCGAGATGCTGTTCAGCACGTCGATCGCCGGGTAATGGTTCATCGCCGCCAGATCGCGCGACAGGATGATGTGGCCGTCGAGGATGCCGCGCACCGCGTCGGAGATTGGCTCGTTGAAGTCGTCGGCGTCGACGAGCACGGTGTACAGGCCGGTGATCGACCCCTCGGGGCCCATGCCGGCCCGCTCCAGCAGGCGTGGCAAGAGCGCGAAGACGCTGGGTGTGTAGCCTTTCGTGGCGGGCGGTTCGCCGGTCGCCAGGCCGACCTCGCGCTGCGCCATCGCGAAGCGGGTCACCGAGTCCATCATGAGCATGACGCTCGCGCCCATGTCGCGGAACGACTCGGCGATGGCGGTCGCCACGAATGCCCCCTTGAGGCGCACCAGGGCCGGCGTGTCGCTGGTGGCCACCACGACCACGCTGCGGGCCAGACCTTCGGGGCCCAGATCTTTCTCGATGAACTCGCGGACCTCGCGGCCTCGCTCGCCGATCAGGCCGATGACGTTGATGTCCGCCCGGGCGTTGCGGGCGATCATGCCCAGCAGCGTCGACTTCCCGACGCCCGACCCGGCGAAGATGCCCAGGCGCTGCCCGATACCGACCGTCAGGAGCGAGTCGATGCAGCGCACGCCCATCGGGATGGGCCGGTCGATGCGGCGGCGGTGCAGGGGGTTGGGGGGCGCGCGGTCGATGGGGACGCGAAACCTGGTCCCCAGCGGCCCCCGGCCGTCGATGGGATTGCCCAGGCCATCGAGGATGCGGCTCTGCAACTCGAGTCCGACCGGCACCTGGAACGGCCGGCCGGTGCCTATCACCCGCGAGCCGGGCTTGATGCCGCCC comes from the Candidatus Tanganyikabacteria bacterium genome and includes:
- a CDS encoding AAA family ATPase, with protein sequence MPASSQPEALLSGPPPPTGVVTLVFTDVQGSTVLWERQPTAMHAALGIHNRLLRDLLAEHGGYEVKTEGDAFMVAFAAPDAAVAWCLAAQEALLAAEWPADLLSQPDAGEERDPAGMALRRGLRVRMGVHAGEPFCVPDPLTGRMDYFGPMVNRAARVGGAAHGGQVVVSGGVWAALGDAAPPRAAARDLGEHRLKGLDTPERLVQLLPEGLAGRTFEPPKSQAGPRANFKPDTTSFVGRERDLAAIREAFAGGAALVTLLGPGGTGKTRLSRRYGEVHLGDHPGGVWFCDLTEAHDLDGVCAAVGRAIGVPLSAGQSTEDQVEQLGNAIAGHGKALVILDNFEQVVADGPASVGLWLAQAPDARFLASSREVLRLPGEVVLELAPLGVPGQGDRVADAEAVKLFVDRVRAVRRDFLLTPDDEPTVAEIVRQLDGIPLAIELAASRMGVLSPAKLLERLPRRFDLLASGNRGASARQATLGGLIDWSWRLLQPWEQAALGQCAIFRGGFTLEAAEAVLDLSGFPEAPFALDVLQALRDKSLLRAYEQGGDFRFGMYISIREFAESRLAHPTATYDRHAAYYLAEGEAWAARLEATNDLPALACLLAEAENLLIIHDRALATAPLTPEAAARAARVALALDLVLRFRGSSHTHLEMLDRAKAAADQVPLPDDLLARLLLARAWALYYRSRFGELTVDAVRALDVARRTGDRDQEGLARFVLGLCELKSGNPEGGIAGLEAALALGRELDNGQIMVPALLFLGQWQVENGRLAAARACYDEALVLARRFKMRRFEYIVVINFGILASDEGDLAEVRRWLDLARDAVEAIGDRFAEGLLNANFGDLELEEGDLQAALRYFEAAVARFRDTGSLRQEGSFLGRLGYLQQALGRPEAAELAFERAEALLTSLNAKAFLGALAVWRGDADLSEAVAMADRSDEIRFALRVVGRR
- a CDS encoding flagellar protein encodes the protein MSATPPAVGPIGPAGPRPPISVGPQAGPTFGEVLEQKGREVKLSTHAQNRLKSRNIPWDQTRQERLNSLIDKAAAKGARESLVLMEDVAFIVSVRNRTVITAVDGQNIKENVFTNIDSAVIG
- a CDS encoding flagellar hook-length control protein FliK gives rise to the protein MTQSGTPVSLASPLVAAPAKLSGGRKTGYLSQDRGHASASKAGKVAKQFAELLRKAAAEQAADKSLMGQKPRAGEALDGAQTGLAVAAVNPAATPVGMVEEPGNGVGAAASGPVPVSAGAADEQAAGAGNAAAGAAGPATPNEEERLTWQSPGAGPGGRPGEPPGSGGQIPGPDKGSITQVQVTDGAEKPGSPAQGPGTGFPAVELADLNLGDEGHAAGEKQGAPSGEGGANLADAGLRDAEPPEGAPAKADPAAAKPTEPTAAPAAAGAGPAHASDAKTVNIQQGAGPLGSAMVEHFEAYAKGGAPSVKLILQPEHLGEVHVRLTLIDGSINAMVRVDNPQVREAVAQQLEIMRASLAEQGIKIEKLEVSVAGSYDHQRPDADEWASSGQWQGQADPQSRGQDGSWALPETYRSLFQGGSDRAEVGQVADPQGDGAVERVTALDVRA
- the fliJ gene encoding flagellar export protein FliJ gives rise to the protein MPKRFKFRLEAVLKHRKQVEDEKAGALGRAVLMRQEAEAALQAVLDAQTDLNRKRAELQHSGRFTAMDLEEHVRYLSALQAKEVERRRHLERQRQAEEAARQELVLARQEREVLDRLRENQHLEYLKELDAADAKLIDELATQAHARKILGIERSGT
- the fliI gene encoding flagellar protein export ATPase FliI, translated to MTSPIVDFPAYEKKLEALDPVRFEGRIAQVVGLVIESHGPPAKMGEVCRIVPDGEPPILAEVVGFRADRLLLMPLGPMGGIKPGSRVIGTGRPFQVPVGLELQSRILDGLGNPIDGRGPLGTRFRVPIDRAPPNPLHRRRIDRPIPMGVRCIDSLLTVGIGQRLGIFAGSGVGKSTLLGMIARNARADINVIGLIGERGREVREFIEKDLGPEGLARSVVVVATSDTPALVRLKGAFVATAIAESFRDMGASVMLMMDSVTRFAMAQREVGLATGEPPATKGYTPSVFALLPRLLERAGMGPEGSITGLYTVLVDADDFNEPISDAVRGILDGHIILSRDLAAMNHYPAIDVLNSISRVAPEITAEDHQSRAGRLREVMATYRDARDLINIGAYAHGSNPAIDRAITLKEPIDRFLRQKFTEASSYDEALAGLAYLVDQ
- a CDS encoding flagellar hook protein FlgE; this translates as MMRSFNSGVTGLKSHQTRIDVIGNNIANVNTNGFKQQRVEFQTLVSQIIREGTLPTGLRGGTNQQQVGLGVNIGAISSMLTQGALQYTGKNTDLGMQGEGYFLVKDGTGTYYTRDGGFDFDRSGTFVRPANGMKVQGWQAVDGKLDTTAPPGDIKVARGLNLQPNATSEVKLKGNLKSDVQDLILDGVLKGSSDPAVDPTATTVQVKLTTSKNELVKGLLTISPIKGTAAWSVKFDVDSADAGKIEGATSQEMGTITFDTSGKLISNTLQNLKLAFKPTNGANPIDIPVVPSQLVLRPDVQASRIGLAAPSGQQLPVGAAGQVAAGSYTMTVNFFDSLGNGHAGNLIFSRDLDEQDKNKATAGAPTRWRVSFAHADTAIKNDTSANPPAGGGPLPIELGTVSFDNAGLLVESNLQTLKLKYLNGSADSNISFDAGIRGEITGLTQFTTSSTALVNDQNGFSSGTLQGYSIDDEGIITGVFTNGQMRKIAQVATATFTNPQGLTSLGANMFRPGNNSGEPQIGVAGTGGRGTVSSGNLEMSNVDLAGSFSDLIITQRGFQANTRIITTSDELLQELIQLKR